The Nitrospira tepida genome includes a window with the following:
- a CDS encoding endonuclease MutS2: MADEPDLKQDTLRALEWQRLLEALARHARSGMGAQGCRSLQLETDLAQATDRQRETVEMAVLQTGTDSFPALSFPDLRDVLQRTGKGGVLDTHELRDVCGVVRLIEDVIRYLSRHREDASHLAALGAPLPPIHVLSGLRTELEWAIDPEGTIKDAATPELRRLTQQAHDLKQQARHRLESILQSKRYEDILQERYFAQREGRYVVPVKTEMRTAVPGIVHDVSASGATVFLEPRELVELNNAIKVAELAVEREVRRILHELSLLVAEQAPALLEALDILARFDAIHAKAALAGQLRATAPALNDRGRIRLCQARHPLLALARPDVVPNDIDLDESVRTLVISGANTGGKTVVLKLLGLFALMVRAGLLLPCDEGSEMALFAEVYADIGDAQDLTRDLSSFSSHMVTMIGLLRLLSEAQRDGQDGMNKPRPFLLLLDEPMTSTDPAEGAALAQALLLKLAEKDVKAVVTTHYTELKVLAQQTTGFLNASVEFDVARLAPTYRLVMGIPGGSSAIEIAGRLGMDENLLEAARDRLQRDDQALERLLGDLQERQRRVAEEWKRVSALRAETEQQASEAAAITERLRASEQTERKGLRKRFTEELQRARSEIQSVLDELKRDRTAEKAKAAKERLAAMARQRSGVLAEAESIAPVDDLKPGDEVEIAGLGTKGVLLDAPAGKRRVRVRVGAADLSVSVDDLHGTGTAGPGRSGSSIGAGSKPPPHWSRLGPSQIDHVVDVRGKAADEALDEVIARLDQAVLSGGGLLRIIHGHGTGKLRTILRDYLKGSPYVSAFRAGDRHEGGDGVTLVELRI; this comes from the coding sequence ATGGCTGACGAGCCCGACCTGAAACAGGACACATTACGCGCGCTTGAATGGCAGCGCCTGCTCGAAGCGCTGGCGCGGCATGCGCGATCCGGCATGGGCGCGCAGGGCTGCCGATCGTTGCAGCTCGAAACCGACCTGGCGCAGGCGACGGATCGCCAGCGCGAGACGGTCGAAATGGCGGTTCTCCAAACGGGAACGGATTCGTTTCCCGCGTTATCGTTTCCGGATCTGAGGGACGTGCTCCAGCGCACCGGCAAAGGCGGCGTCTTGGATACCCATGAGCTTCGGGACGTGTGTGGGGTCGTTCGGCTAATCGAGGACGTGATCCGCTACCTCTCTCGCCATCGCGAGGACGCATCGCATCTGGCGGCTCTGGGTGCTCCGCTGCCGCCGATCCACGTGCTCAGCGGGCTCCGGACTGAGCTCGAATGGGCCATCGATCCCGAAGGGACCATCAAGGACGCGGCCACCCCCGAGCTGCGCCGTCTCACCCAACAGGCCCATGATCTCAAGCAGCAGGCGCGGCATCGCCTCGAATCGATCCTGCAATCCAAACGGTACGAGGACATCCTTCAGGAACGCTATTTCGCGCAGCGGGAAGGCCGCTACGTCGTCCCGGTCAAAACGGAAATGCGAACCGCGGTGCCCGGCATCGTCCACGATGTGTCCGCGAGCGGCGCCACGGTCTTTCTGGAGCCTCGCGAACTGGTCGAGTTGAACAATGCGATCAAGGTGGCCGAACTGGCGGTCGAGCGTGAAGTCCGAAGGATCCTGCACGAGCTGTCGTTGCTGGTCGCGGAGCAGGCGCCGGCGTTGCTGGAGGCGCTCGACATCCTGGCCCGGTTCGATGCGATCCACGCCAAGGCGGCGCTGGCGGGGCAATTGCGGGCGACCGCGCCCGCGTTGAACGACAGGGGACGAATCAGGCTCTGCCAGGCGCGCCATCCCTTGCTGGCGTTGGCCCGTCCGGACGTGGTGCCCAACGACATCGATCTGGATGAGTCCGTGCGCACGTTGGTGATTTCCGGTGCCAACACGGGCGGCAAAACCGTGGTCCTGAAGCTGCTCGGGCTCTTTGCGCTCATGGTCCGGGCCGGCCTGTTGCTGCCCTGCGACGAAGGGTCGGAAATGGCGCTGTTTGCGGAGGTCTATGCGGACATTGGCGACGCGCAGGATTTGACCAGGGACCTGTCGAGTTTTTCCTCCCACATGGTCACGATGATCGGCCTGCTCAGGCTCTTGTCTGAGGCGCAGCGGGATGGACAAGATGGAATGAACAAGCCGCGGCCGTTTCTCCTCCTGCTCGACGAGCCCATGACCTCTACTGACCCAGCCGAAGGGGCGGCGCTGGCCCAGGCCCTGCTGCTGAAATTGGCCGAGAAGGACGTGAAGGCGGTTGTCACGACCCACTACACGGAATTGAAAGTGCTCGCCCAACAGACAACGGGATTTCTGAATGCCAGCGTCGAGTTCGATGTGGCGCGGCTGGCTCCCACTTACCGGCTGGTCATGGGGATTCCGGGCGGGTCCTCCGCGATCGAAATCGCCGGACGGCTCGGGATGGATGAGAACCTGTTGGAGGCAGCTCGGGACCGTCTGCAACGTGACGACCAGGCGCTTGAACGGTTGCTCGGCGATCTCCAGGAACGACAACGGCGGGTGGCCGAGGAATGGAAGCGGGTTTCCGCGCTCCGTGCCGAGACCGAGCAGCAGGCGAGCGAGGCGGCGGCGATCACGGAGCGCCTACGAGCCTCTGAACAAACGGAACGGAAGGGCCTGCGCAAACGCTTCACGGAAGAACTGCAACGGGCCCGTAGCGAGATCCAGTCCGTGCTGGATGAACTTAAGCGGGATCGGACCGCTGAGAAGGCCAAAGCGGCAAAGGAGCGGCTGGCGGCGATGGCGCGCCAGCGGTCCGGGGTGTTGGCGGAGGCGGAATCCATTGCCCCGGTCGATGACCTGAAACCGGGTGATGAGGTCGAGATCGCAGGGCTGGGAACCAAGGGCGTCCTGCTTGATGCGCCGGCCGGCAAGCGACGGGTCCGCGTCAGAGTCGGCGCCGCCGACCTGTCGGTATCGGTGGATGACCTCCACGGGACCGGGACAGCCGGACCGGGCCGATCCGGCTCTTCAATTGGAGCAGGCTCCAAACCCCCGCCGCACTGGTCGCGCCTGGGGCCATCGCAGATCGACCACGTCGTGGATGTGAGGGGAAAGGCTGCGGATGAGGCGCTTGATGAAGTGATCGCTCGGCTTGATCAGGCGGTCTTGTCCGGCGGAGGGCTCCTGCGCATCATTCACGGGCACGGGACCGGAAAGCTGCGGACGATCCTGCGGGACTATCTGAAAGGTTCCCCGTACGTCTCGGCGTTCCGGGCCGGCGACCGCCATGAAGGGGGCGACGGCGTCACCCTGGTCGAGCTGCGCATCTGA
- a CDS encoding sensor histidine kinase: MAQRVSLQRSILLTILCLGLVFGALGLAYAYWHARQALQITIDQSFVELSRQGAANVGLVFSREIEWLERLSRLPEVRDALRDGAGLVARTQGITRWHEEHQRDFRSLVLLDRQGRLVGAAPSGMKSAHYHEQPWWPVVFDEGRPWSSDIRVDEQGQRYWEVAVPVRDTEARVIGALKVVLAMDRLLATMLGTRIGATGQLILARDCGRRPPCPIWRTDPWDSGDGADETRTGLTARTAFREDPNDQPSDILAAAPVALPPRVFQARPWSVVVRQDPDETEAPVIGLLWKLAGFGVVTLGLLVWLGVRLARRIVQPLNELGLRVRHIAEGKGAQPLDRAVSEGIREIDTLAESFNTMLARLEEAARETGRSMTELERANQELAESERHYRTLWNSSADAKILVDSEGLVRDVNHRAESKLERPASRLIGNGWLDLFRDADRHQVEERFRRVLATGEESPPFETQLPTPSGLLRTVEVDLVPLKRADSVTHVLWQFSDLTEKKALEQQLLRSERLASLSQFASMFAHDIRNPLAGIKKTLEVLAEHRELQEAPLRTLIEDLQFTAHLLLGMINDMLDVYQDSYSGLPVSSARFSVNEELREVAHLFRSEASARGVTIRVEAPDGEIVTRGDRRRLQRVWINLLHNALKYSPPAGQIVMTVRLARNGEGPDAAGEGQGPPVVTEVQDDGPGIDPTDLPQIFEMFFRKKDGTDLRIGRGLGLHFCRLVVEAHHGRIVAANRPGGGARFSVILPCQEAFVCPFDS, encoded by the coding sequence ATGGCGCAGCGGGTCAGCCTCCAGCGCTCTATCCTGCTCACCATCCTGTGCCTCGGACTGGTGTTCGGGGCCCTCGGCCTGGCGTATGCCTACTGGCACGCGAGACAGGCGCTCCAGATCACCATCGACCAGAGTTTCGTCGAACTGTCCAGGCAGGGCGCCGCCAATGTCGGCCTCGTCTTTTCCAGGGAAATCGAATGGCTCGAACGGTTGAGCCGGCTTCCGGAGGTCAGGGACGCGCTTCGGGACGGGGCGGGACTGGTCGCCCGCACTCAGGGGATCACGCGATGGCATGAGGAACACCAGCGCGACTTCCGCTCGCTGGTGCTCCTCGATCGGCAGGGTCGCTTGGTCGGAGCCGCCCCGTCCGGCATGAAGTCGGCCCATTACCATGAGCAACCCTGGTGGCCGGTGGTGTTCGACGAGGGACGGCCCTGGTCGAGCGACATCCGGGTGGATGAGCAAGGGCAACGCTACTGGGAAGTGGCCGTACCGGTCAGGGACACGGAGGCGCGGGTGATCGGGGCCCTCAAGGTCGTGCTCGCGATGGATCGATTGCTCGCGACGATGTTGGGGACACGGATCGGGGCGACGGGGCAGTTGATACTAGCCCGGGACTGTGGGCGAAGACCGCCTTGCCCAATTTGGCGGACTGACCCATGGGACTCCGGCGACGGAGCCGACGAGACGAGAACCGGACTGACTGCCCGGACTGCTTTTCGCGAAGATCCCAACGACCAACCGAGCGACATTCTTGCGGCTGCGCCTGTAGCGCTGCCTCCGAGGGTATTCCAAGCCAGGCCCTGGTCTGTGGTCGTCCGGCAAGATCCCGATGAGACCGAGGCGCCTGTGATCGGACTGCTCTGGAAATTAGCCGGCTTTGGGGTGGTTACCCTGGGATTGCTCGTCTGGCTCGGCGTGAGGCTGGCCCGCCGGATCGTGCAGCCGTTGAACGAACTGGGTCTGAGGGTCAGGCACATCGCGGAGGGGAAAGGCGCTCAACCGCTGGACCGGGCTGTTTCCGAGGGCATCCGGGAGATCGACACGCTGGCCGAGAGCTTCAATACCATGCTGGCTCGCCTGGAGGAGGCGGCCCGGGAGACCGGCCGCTCCATGACGGAGCTCGAACGGGCGAACCAGGAACTGGCTGAATCGGAGCGGCATTATCGGACCCTGTGGAATTCGTCCGCGGATGCCAAGATTCTGGTCGATTCCGAGGGACTCGTGCGCGATGTGAACCATCGGGCCGAATCTAAGTTGGAGCGCCCGGCCAGCCGGCTCATCGGGAATGGATGGCTGGACCTGTTCCGCGACGCCGACCGGCATCAAGTAGAGGAGCGGTTCCGTCGGGTGCTGGCCACGGGGGAGGAGAGTCCCCCGTTCGAAACACAACTGCCCACCCCTTCCGGCCTCCTCCGAACCGTCGAGGTGGACTTGGTTCCGCTCAAACGGGCCGACTCCGTCACGCACGTGCTGTGGCAGTTCAGCGACCTGACCGAGAAGAAGGCGCTGGAGCAACAACTGCTCCGTTCCGAACGGCTGGCCTCGCTCAGCCAGTTCGCCTCGATGTTCGCGCACGATATCCGAAACCCCTTGGCCGGGATCAAGAAGACGCTGGAGGTGCTGGCCGAGCACCGGGAGCTTCAGGAGGCGCCGCTGCGGACGTTGATCGAGGACTTGCAATTCACCGCGCACCTGCTGCTCGGGATGATCAATGACATGCTGGACGTCTACCAGGACAGTTATTCGGGGCTCCCGGTCTCCAGCGCGCGTTTTTCGGTCAACGAGGAGTTGCGAGAGGTGGCCCACTTGTTCCGGTCGGAGGCCTCGGCCAGGGGCGTGACGATTCGGGTCGAGGCGCCGGACGGTGAAATCGTGACCCGGGGAGACCGGCGGCGGTTGCAACGGGTCTGGATCAATCTCCTGCACAATGCGCTCAAGTATTCCCCTCCAGCCGGGCAGATCGTCATGACGGTGCGGTTGGCGAGGAACGGAGAGGGCCCGGACGCCGCCGGCGAAGGGCAGGGGCCGCCGGTGGTGACGGAGGTGCAGGATGACGGTCCGGGGATTGATCCAACCGACCTGCCGCAGATCTTCGAGATGTTCTTCCGGAAGAAAGACGGGACGGATCTACGCATCGGCCGCGGCCTCGGGCTTCATTTCTGTCGGCTTGTCGTGGAGGCGCATCACGGCCGGATCGTGGCGGCGAACCGCCCGGGCGGCGGAGCGCGGTTCTCGGTGATCCTGCCTTGTCAGGAAGCGTTCGTATGTCCATTCGACTCCTGA
- a CDS encoding response regulator produces the protein MSIRLLIAEDQRLFRQSLRLLLEREPDLMVVGEATNGHEAYLLAMEQKPDVVLMDVDMPNVDGITATKLILGCSPGTKVLMLSVHDDDARIVSAVLAGASGYILKDADHQEFLRIIRETHRGKQVESPFMPDRFARRAVGAIYGEGPKKSTGLALLTEREREILSHAAAGQGNKEIADHLCVSLDTVKTHLHHIYHKLGVSGRVEAILVFLRGA, from the coding sequence ATGTCCATTCGACTCCTGATCGCCGAGGATCAACGGTTGTTCCGGCAGAGCCTCAGGCTGCTGCTCGAACGGGAGCCGGATCTCATGGTGGTGGGTGAAGCCACCAACGGCCACGAAGCCTATCTCTTGGCCATGGAACAGAAGCCGGATGTTGTCCTGATGGACGTCGATATGCCGAACGTGGACGGCATCACCGCGACCAAATTGATTCTCGGTTGCTCGCCCGGCACGAAAGTGCTGATGCTCTCGGTGCACGATGACGATGCGCGGATCGTGTCCGCCGTGCTGGCGGGAGCCAGCGGCTATATCCTGAAGGATGCCGACCATCAGGAGTTTTTGCGGATCATCCGCGAGACCCACCGGGGCAAGCAGGTCGAATCGCCCTTCATGCCGGACCGGTTCGCGCGACGGGCGGTGGGGGCCATCTACGGCGAGGGCCCGAAAAAATCGACCGGGCTCGCCCTGCTCACCGAACGGGAGCGGGAAATCCTCTCGCATGCCGCGGCCGGCCAGGGGAACAAGGAGATCGCCGACCACCTCTGTGTGTCGTTGGATACAGTGAAAACCCACCTGCACCACATCTATCACAAGCTCGGCGTCTCGGGCCGAGTCGAGGCCATCCTGGTGTTCCTGCGCGGCGCGTAG